The proteins below come from a single Vicinamibacterales bacterium genomic window:
- a CDS encoding sigma-54 dependent transcriptional regulator, producing the protein MSVKRKKRVLVIDDEPSMTEWLKVLLEHEGYEVRTALIGARGDEIFRSWHPDAVLTDMVLPDVDGLELLQRFKELQPETEVVVISGHATISKAVDAIKAGASYFLEKPIDADGILALLGKAIERKDLQAENIQLKQKLQDKFKFANIIGKSKKMQDLFELIENVAGSDANILIQGENGTGKELIANAIHYNSKHAKGPFIKINCAAIPKDLIESELFGYKKGSFTGATMDKEGLLEMAEGGSLLLDEIGEMPPYLQTKLLRVLQEREYRPIGSDRIVHVDFRLVCATNIDLDMALREGKLREDLYFRINTIALKVPPLRERTEDIPLLCEHFLEKFCLRYQKTVRGFSPAAYHVLIRNRWPGNVRELENAIERGVLVTKGTEIVPSDLPESLREETSTPAEFVFPPHWTLAEIEKRAIMQTLQRTNWNKQEAAAILGLYRPTLYSKMKKHEIRDMGRAARQQAAAEG; encoded by the coding sequence ATGAGCGTGAAGAGAAAGAAACGCGTCCTCGTGATTGACGATGAACCATCGATGACCGAGTGGCTCAAGGTGTTGTTGGAGCACGAGGGCTACGAGGTTCGCACGGCGCTGATAGGAGCCCGGGGAGATGAGATCTTCCGGAGCTGGCACCCTGATGCGGTGCTGACGGACATGGTCCTGCCGGACGTGGACGGCCTCGAGTTGCTGCAGCGGTTCAAGGAATTGCAGCCGGAAACCGAGGTCGTGGTGATTTCCGGGCACGCGACGATCTCCAAGGCCGTTGACGCCATCAAGGCCGGCGCGTCGTATTTCCTCGAGAAACCGATCGACGCCGACGGCATCCTCGCGCTCCTCGGCAAGGCCATCGAGCGGAAGGACCTGCAGGCCGAGAACATCCAGCTCAAGCAGAAGCTGCAAGACAAGTTCAAGTTCGCGAACATCATCGGCAAGAGCAAGAAGATGCAGGACCTCTTCGAGCTCATCGAGAACGTGGCCGGCAGCGACGCGAACATCCTGATTCAGGGCGAGAACGGGACGGGCAAGGAGCTGATTGCCAACGCCATCCACTACAACAGCAAGCACGCCAAGGGACCGTTCATCAAGATCAACTGCGCGGCGATCCCGAAGGACCTGATCGAATCCGAGCTGTTCGGGTACAAGAAGGGGTCGTTCACCGGCGCGACGATGGACAAGGAAGGCCTGCTCGAGATGGCCGAGGGTGGCTCGCTGCTGCTCGATGAGATTGGCGAGATGCCGCCGTACCTGCAGACCAAGCTGCTGCGCGTGCTGCAGGAGCGCGAGTACCGGCCGATCGGCAGCGACCGGATCGTCCATGTGGACTTTCGCCTGGTCTGTGCGACGAACATCGATCTCGACATGGCGCTGCGCGAGGGGAAACTCCGCGAGGACCTCTATTTCCGCATCAACACCATCGCGCTGAAGGTGCCGCCGCTCCGGGAGCGCACCGAGGACATTCCGCTGCTCTGCGAGCATTTTCTCGAGAAATTCTGTCTGCGCTACCAGAAGACGGTGCGAGGGTTCTCTCCGGCCGCCTATCACGTGCTCATCCGCAACCGCTGGCCCGGCAACGTCCGCGAGTTGGAGAATGCCATCGAGCGGGGCGTCCTGGTCACCAAGGGGACCGAGATCGTGCCGAGCGACCTGCCCGAATCGCTCCGCGAGGAAACCAGCACGCCGGCCGAGTTCGTCTTCCCGCCGCACTGGACGCTGGCCGAGATCGAGAAGCGGGCCATCATGCAGACCCTCCAGCGGACGAACTGGAACAAGCAGGAAGCAGCCGCGATCCTCGGCTTGTACCGGCCGACGCTCTACAGCAAGATGAAGAAGCACGAGATCCGGGACATGGGCCGCGCCGCCCGACAACAGGCGGCCGCGGAGGGGTAG
- a CDS encoding YihY/virulence factor BrkB family protein, giving the protein MKAGRGWAAWRLPFRALADWVRLVGRAFWRGSVAFYNGDDLTYAASVAYYGLLSLFPFCLLAFSILAGVTSDVERRASIVTFLLQYFPTHFDFLSAQLDALQQMRVRLGIGGAIALTWAALGVFSAISSAVNHAWGVETQRSYLKHKLFSFFMLVAAGAVLAVALLLLSAFQIVHATWSSEVVSRFPTLSVLGSLVVRYATMLLLMVVVGLIYYFVPNTMVRFRDVWPGAILTGLLWQGALEGFSVYLHDMSRFRLIHGSVAAVVVFLVWVYTSAVILLYGVQFTAAYARLLRARADATHVAPVS; this is encoded by the coding sequence ATGAAGGCTGGACGGGGCTGGGCCGCCTGGCGTCTGCCGTTTCGCGCGCTCGCCGACTGGGTGCGCCTCGTGGGACGTGCCTTCTGGCGCGGGTCCGTGGCCTTCTACAACGGCGACGACCTGACCTATGCCGCGTCGGTGGCATACTACGGCCTCCTGTCGCTGTTCCCCTTCTGCCTGCTGGCCTTCTCGATTCTCGCCGGCGTGACGTCCGACGTCGAACGGCGCGCCTCCATCGTTACGTTCCTGCTGCAGTACTTTCCCACGCACTTCGACTTCCTGAGCGCGCAACTCGACGCGCTGCAGCAGATGCGCGTGAGGCTCGGCATTGGCGGCGCCATCGCCCTCACCTGGGCTGCGCTCGGGGTGTTCAGCGCGATCAGCTCAGCAGTCAACCATGCATGGGGCGTCGAGACGCAACGCAGTTACCTCAAGCACAAGCTGTTCTCCTTCTTCATGCTGGTCGCCGCCGGCGCCGTCCTGGCCGTGGCGCTCCTGCTCCTCAGCGCCTTTCAGATCGTGCATGCGACGTGGTCATCGGAGGTCGTCTCGCGATTTCCAACCCTGAGCGTGCTGGGCAGCCTCGTCGTGCGGTACGCGACCATGCTGCTGCTCATGGTTGTCGTCGGGCTGATCTATTACTTCGTGCCGAACACGATGGTACGATTCCGCGATGTGTGGCCGGGCGCCATCCTCACCGGGTTGCTGTGGCAGGGGGCGCTCGAGGGATTCTCGGTCTACCTGCACGACATGAGTCGCTTCAGGCTCATCCATGGTTCCGTCGCGGCTGTGGTTGTCTTCCTCGTCTGGGTCTACACCTCGGCAGTCATCCTTCTGTACGGCGTGCAGTTCACCGCCGCGTATGCACGACTGCTGCGCGCCCGCGCCGACGCCACTCACGTCGCTCCAGTCTCCTGA
- a CDS encoding thioredoxin domain-containing protein codes for MNRLASEKSPYLLQHADNPVHWYSWGDEAFEAARREDRPIFLSVGYSTCHWCHVMAHESFESDRVAEVLNGRFVAIKVDREERPDVDRMYMAFVQATTGGGGWPMSVWLTPDLQPFYGGTYFPPTSRWGRPGFIDILLELDRLWHDDRDRVLQAAAGNVAHLLQAATIRGEDHVPGVETLADAAQELLDSYDHRFGGFGSPPKFPRPAESLFLLREFKRTRNRAALDAVTHTLTAMAAGGMRDQVGGGFHRYSVDGQWRVPHFEKMLYDQAQLVLVYLEAAQASGDRTFLHVAEDTLRYVQRDLTDSAGGFYSAEDADSVPPDQAAGHKAEGAFYLWSADEIDQRLGRDAPLFRAAYGVGSDGNALNDPQGEFTGRNILYQARPVEALAAEFNRSVVEVREAIERFRRTLLAVRSARPRPQLDDKVLTAWNGLMIAAFARGARVTEAFASKRVEHAGQMETAEPGSPWTTYLLSAQRAASFIRERMWEPSTGRLLRRYRDGEAAIDAYAEDYACLVLGLLELFQADGDPAWLDWAVRLQRRQDEGFGDAEFGGWFGTTGRDASVHIRQKEAYDGAEPSASSVSVQNLTVLSHLAPDALDAAGAIDRTFRLFASRLRFASRSVPMMLAALSAWHAGVSEVVVVGRQSDAATRGLLAVVNRAFLPFAVVAPVGESGRDELARVAPALAGHAMRNGRPTAYVCQNFACQTPTTEPEELARQLG; via the coding sequence ATGAACAGACTGGCGAGCGAGAAGAGTCCGTATCTCCTCCAGCACGCGGACAATCCCGTGCACTGGTATTCCTGGGGCGATGAGGCGTTCGAGGCGGCGCGTCGGGAGGACCGGCCGATCTTCCTGTCGGTCGGCTACTCGACCTGTCACTGGTGCCACGTGATGGCACACGAGTCGTTCGAGAGCGACCGCGTCGCCGAGGTGCTGAACGGCAGGTTCGTGGCGATCAAGGTCGATCGCGAGGAGCGTCCGGACGTGGACCGGATGTACATGGCCTTCGTGCAGGCAACCACCGGCGGTGGTGGCTGGCCGATGAGCGTCTGGCTGACGCCGGACCTGCAACCGTTCTACGGCGGCACCTATTTCCCGCCGACGTCACGGTGGGGCCGTCCCGGGTTCATCGACATCCTGCTCGAACTCGACCGGCTCTGGCACGACGACCGCGACCGGGTGCTGCAAGCGGCCGCTGGCAACGTCGCCCACCTGTTGCAAGCAGCCACGATCCGCGGCGAGGACCACGTCCCGGGAGTGGAGACGTTGGCAGACGCCGCCCAGGAGCTTCTCGACAGCTACGACCACCGGTTCGGTGGCTTCGGAAGCCCGCCGAAGTTCCCGCGGCCGGCCGAGTCGCTGTTTCTGCTCCGCGAGTTCAAGCGGACGCGCAACCGCGCGGCGCTCGATGCGGTGACGCACACCCTCACGGCGATGGCGGCCGGTGGGATGCGCGATCAGGTGGGCGGCGGCTTCCACCGGTATTCCGTTGACGGACAGTGGCGGGTGCCGCACTTCGAGAAGATGCTGTACGACCAGGCCCAACTGGTGCTCGTGTATCTGGAGGCGGCGCAGGCGAGCGGCGATCGCACGTTCCTCCACGTGGCCGAGGACACGCTGCGGTACGTGCAGCGCGACCTCACCGACAGCGCGGGTGGGTTCTACTCCGCGGAGGACGCGGACAGCGTGCCGCCCGACCAAGCCGCCGGGCACAAGGCTGAGGGCGCGTTCTACCTGTGGTCGGCCGACGAGATCGACCAGCGACTGGGTCGCGACGCGCCGCTGTTCCGCGCGGCATATGGCGTCGGTTCCGACGGCAACGCGCTGAACGATCCCCAGGGTGAATTCACAGGCCGCAACATCCTGTACCAGGCACGGCCCGTCGAGGCACTCGCTGCCGAGTTCAACCGATCGGTTGTCGAGGTGCGGGAGGCCATCGAACGGTTCCGTCGGACGCTGCTGGCCGTCCGCAGCGCGCGACCCCGGCCACAGCTCGACGACAAGGTGCTGACGGCGTGGAACGGCCTGATGATCGCCGCCTTCGCACGAGGCGCCCGGGTGACCGAGGCCTTCGCCTCGAAGCGTGTCGAACACGCCGGGCAGATGGAGACCGCAGAGCCAGGATCACCGTGGACCACTTATCTGCTGAGCGCCCAGCGTGCCGCATCGTTCATCCGCGAGAGGATGTGGGAGCCATCGACCGGCCGCCTCCTGCGCCGTTATCGCGACGGCGAGGCGGCCATCGATGCCTATGCCGAAGACTACGCCTGCCTGGTGCTCGGTCTGCTGGAACTCTTCCAGGCTGACGGTGATCCGGCATGGCTCGATTGGGCCGTGCGGCTGCAGCGGCGCCAGGACGAAGGGTTCGGGGACGCCGAGTTCGGCGGCTGGTTCGGGACGACGGGGCGCGACGCCTCGGTGCACATCAGGCAGAAGGAGGCTTACGACGGGGCAGAGCCCTCGGCAAGCTCAGTGAGCGTGCAGAACCTCACCGTCCTTTCACACCTCGCCCCAGACGCCCTCGACGCGGCTGGTGCGATCGATCGAACGTTCCGCCTGTTCGCGTCGCGACTTCGCTTTGCGTCGCGGTCCGTGCCGATGATGCTGGCGGCGCTGTCTGCGTGGCACGCGGGTGTGTCAGAGGTCGTGGTCGTTGGCCGCCAGTCCGATGCAGCCACACGCGGTCTGCTCGCTGTCGTCAACCGGGCATTCCTCCCATTTGCCGTGGTCGCTCCGGTCGGCGAGAGCGGACGGGACGAACTCGCTCGGGTGGCGCCGGCGCTCGCGGGACACGCCATGCGCAACGGTCGT